A single genomic interval of Festucalex cinctus isolate MCC-2025b chromosome 16, RoL_Fcin_1.0, whole genome shotgun sequence harbors:
- the dennd4c gene encoding DENN domain-containing protein 4C isoform X5, which yields MIEDKGHRVTDYFVVAGLTDKSAPLEHDLSEAKSSGPKAPITDLAIINRSAGEAVPEGFTCIDSTHSGQPANLNHGSLKSPELFLCYKRSRGKPPLIDVGVLYEGKERLIQGCEVIQATPYGRCANVNNSSATSQRIFVTFRRAPPVQPQNSLVVTDICVIVTSKGETPPHTFCKVDKNLNCGMWGSSVFLCYKKSVSATTSITYKAGLIFRYPEEDYESFPLSESVPLFCLPMGAKIECWAPKTRDPLPIFSTFVLTIGSGEKVYGSAIQFYEPYPMDLLSEKQKIHLGLLTSVEKKMIPNRHLNANKCICLLSRWPFFESFRKFLMFLYKLSVSGPHPLPIEKHISHFMHNVSFPSPQRPRILVQLSAHDNLILSQPVSTPLPLSGADYGTLLINLGSENCATLLHFVLLESKILLHSLRPAVLTGVAEAVVAMIFPFQWQCPYIPLCPLSLAGVLNAPCPFIVGVDSRYFDLYDPPPDVVCVDLDTNTIYLSDEKKHNNWKNLPKKPCKSLVNSLSNLHHQLATVSVRQMALTDSAVDMTPIEADFTWHKKKTALEMEIQEAFLRFMASILKGYRSYLKPITQAPSEKATAADSLYDLQGFLKSRDRAHQKFYSQLTKTQIFIRFIEECTFVSDKDTGLAFFDDCVEKVEGESSEDTRLLELDESQKSEHTVFVMPPEPPAVDGDKPHPKYTYKGFPWLKMELFDRPMELRPAISSRAAGASLSSSPALLAKRTKQEIKLAYKMAKRFYSDPQLWARCLFSHCYSLWFICLPAAVRLAKSKGRAMQQAYNVLLKMRTTEVEVLDEVCYRVVMQLCGVWGLPVMAVRVLVEMKKAGIHPNAITYGYYNKAALESPWPSRNRSGLFMWTKLRNVLRGVAQFKHALNQSSSRKKPTVENTEGASSDRLSHCSGDSSGDVNMEEHLFARSQHAGDAGHKKGHMSSHSDQGYGSKDELLQEIADQSHSVDPPTDKRRGDIAGSVDSAVAVAEPPSPIDAHTSVPSIVKLSTESFDAGNESIKGKLFRRHSKADVSLPDDDASPEAGHASNQSHKQRKKAFAQRSRSFSAETRAGMLSEKGVDHMAGQLGADARILAAALSTGQAANSPGGASKALFQDLEEEPEDFQGLSLGNLPTEEEKDVDVEYEGTIQKPEGKRSEANEESGVRALNLERADVEVGADPLSLLVSESQESASVNSQEPPRSVPPVVSRNLAEEIEMYMSLRSPLGAKSTSMELKQAQVDSTDGPPSKQSLERRSSLPAPPPQTPTGSPAHTPKRSPATVTRSKTFVAKTKPPVKRTAGPAVRSSSLSPLIKSPQGGSLGSVINSISAIKMDNLLSGPKIDVLKSGMKQAANVASKMWVAVATAYSYSDDEEEQGQSGGGFPASLDEHILTGHDMDDSPERGAIPGLVANGLNQSCTSIGSSSGSSDTGRGTQHTHATPGRAGKAPDSEQGSSHHASSSSIFQNYALEVLMSSCSQCRSCEALVYDEQIMAGWTANDSNLNTNCPFCRAAFLPLLHIEFHDLRTMTGFYINPSASGDSIHSSSGGQATASSDMKTQDHVGFPVQEPRETLAHSPGAHKSLVPEPAQSDPLGLLEHQASAKRSSGGTSLTRSNSIGGPLQNLDSPLRPGHGVSTTSLPGSLHEMSDGMATKKPNPKPVSVPYLSPLVLRKELETLLENEGDQVIYTHKFLSQHPIIFWNLVWYFRRLDLPSHLPGLILTSEHCNNGTQLPLTSLSQDSKQVYIQILWDNINLHQEAGDPLYLLWRTLLEKKGTLAPTDHQEIRTLLNTIVRNIQTNDVYGPINLLIRELKRRPEGINRQRSIYREILFLSLVALGRENIDVEAFDREYHLAYEELSAEQLKSLHHMDRPPSASVQCCLKSFGTPFI from the exons ATGATCGAGGACAAGGGTCACCGCGTAACTGACTACTTTGTGGTGGCCGGCCTGACGGACAAGTCGGCGCCACTGGAGCACGACCTTTCCGAGGCCAAGTCGAGCGGGCCCAAAGCCCCCATCACCGACCTGGCCATCATCAACAGGTCTGCGGGCGAGGCGGTGCCAGAGGGCTTCACCTGCATCGACAGCACCCACAGCGGCCAGCCGGCCAACCTAAACCACGGCAGCCTCAAGAGCCCCGAGCTCTTCCTGTGCTACAAACGGAGTCGAGGAAAGCCACCGCTCATTGATGTCGG CGTTTTGTACGAGGGCAAGGAGCGTCTGATCCAGGGCTGCGAGGTCATCCAGGCCACGCCGTACGGCCGCTGCGCCAACGTCAACAACAGCTCGGCCACCTCGCAGCGCATCTTCGTCACCTTCCGCCGCGCTCCGCCCGTCCAGCCCCAGAACTCTCTGGTGGTGACAGACATCTGCGTCATCGTGACCAGCAAGGGAGAGACGCCACCGCATACCTTCTGCAAGGTGGACAAGAACCTTAACTGCGGCATG tGGGGCTCAAGTGTGTTTCTGTGTTATAAGAAATCTGTGTCTGCGACCACTTCTATCACTTACAAAGCTG GTCTCATATTTCGCTACCCGGAGGAGGATTACGAGTCTTTCCCCCTGTCGGAGTCTGTTCCTCTCTTCTGCTTGCCCATGGGAGCCAAGATCGAATGTTGGGCGCCAAAGACCCGAGACCCTCTACCCATCTTCTCCACGTTTGTGTTGACCATCGGCTCTGGCGAAAAA GTGTACGGTTCGGCCATCCAGTTCTATGAGCCGTACCCGATGGACCTGCTGAGTGAGAAGCAGAAGATTCACCTGGGCCTGCTCACCAGTGTCGAAAAGAAGATGATCCCCAACCGTCACTTGAACGCCAATAAGTGCATCTGCCTCCTCTCCCGCTGGCCTTTCTTTGAGTCCTTCCGCAAATTCCTGATGTTCCTCTACAAGCTGTCCGTTTCAGGCCCGCACCCGCTGCCAATTGAAAA gcacatttcacacttcatgcACAACGTGTCTTTTCCGTCACCACAAAGGCCTCGAATCCTCGTCCAA CTCTCTGCACATGACAACTTGATTCTCTCCCAGCCTGTTTCTACACCTTTACCCCTCAG CGGTGCGGACTATGGCACCCTCTTGATTAATCTAGGCTCTGAAAACTGTGCCACGTTGCTGCACTTTGTGCTGCTGGAGAGCAAAATTCTGCTGCACTCGCTCAGGCCGGCGGTGCTCACCGGAGTGGCAGAGGCTGTGGTCGCG ATGATCTTCCCCTTCCAGTGGCAATGTCCCTACATCCCCCTGTGCCCACTATCCCTGGCAGGGGTCCTCAACGCCCCATGTCCTTTTATCGTGGGCGTCGACTCCCGATACTTCGACCTTTACGACCCGCCGCCAGATGTCGTCTGCGTAGACCTGGACACCAACACCATCTACTT GTCTGACGAGAAGAAGCACAACAACTGGAAGAACCTCCCGAAGAAGCCCTGCAAGAGCTTGGTGAACTCCCTGAGCAACTTGCACCACCAGCTGGCGACAG TTTCAGTCCGTCAGATGGCGCTGACGGACTCCGCGGTGGACATGACACCCATCGAGGCCGACTTCacttggcacaagaagaagacCGCCCTGGAGATGGAGATCCAGGAGGCATTCCTGCGCTTCATGGCCTCCATTCTGAAAGGCTACCGCTCCTACCTCAAGCCCATCACCCAGGCTCCGTCTGAGAAGGCCACAGCCGCCGACTCCCTGTACGATCTgcaag GTTTTCTCAAAAGCAGAGACCGTGCTCACCAGAAGTTCTACTCGCAGCtcaccaagacccaaatattTATCCGCTTCATTGAAGAATGCACATTTGTCAGCGATAAAGATACCGGTTTGGCGTTTTTCGACGACTGCGTTGAGAAG GTCGAGGGGGAATCATCGGAGGACACCAGACTGTTGGAACTGGACGAGTCGCAGAAGAGCGAGCACACTGTCTTCGTGATGCCTCCCGAGCCACCGGCTGTGGACGGGGACAAGCCGCACCCCAAATATAC TTACAAAGGTTTCCCCTGGCTGAAGATGGAACTATTTGACCGTCCCATGGAGTTACGGCCCGCAATTAGCAGCAGAGCAGCGGGCGCCAGCCTTTCCAGCAGCCCCGCACTACTGGCAAAGCGGACCAAGCAG GAAATCAAGTTGGCATACAAAATGGCCAAGCGCTTCTACAGCGACCCTCAGCTGTGGGCCCGCTGTCTGTTCAGTCACTGCTACAGCCTGTGGTTCATCTGCCTTCCAGCCGCCGTCCGCCTGGCCAAGTCCAAAGGCCGCGCCATGCAGCAGGCCTACAACGTCCTCTTGAAAATGAGGACGACTGAGGTGGAGGTGTTGGATGAG GTGTGTTACAGAGTAGTTATGCAGCTCTGCGGCGTTTGGGGTCTTCCCGTTATGGCCGTGCGAGTTCTGGTTGAGATGAAGAAAGCCGGCATTCATCCCAACGCCATCACATACGGATATTACAACAAG GCAGCCTTAGAGAGCCCGTGGCCCAGCCGGAACCGCAGCGGCCTCTTTATGTGGACCAAGCTTCGCAATGTGCTGCGCGGGGTCGCTCAGTTCAAGCACGCACTGAACCAGTCTTCATCCAGAAAGAAACCCACAGTTGAAAACACAG AAGGCGCGTCATCGGACCGCTTGAGTCACTGCAGCGGCGACAGCTCGGGGGACGTAAACATGGAGGAACACCTGTTCGCTCGGAGCCAACACGCAGGAGACGCTGGACACAAGAAAGGTCACATGA GTAGCCACTCCGATCAGGGCTATGGTTCCAAGGATGAGCTGCTTCAAGAAATTGCTGACCAGTCGCACTCGGTGGACCCTCCCACTGATAAGAGAA GGGGCGACATTGCTGGATCAGTGGACAGTGCCGTGGCGGTGGCAGAGCCTCCCAGTCCCATTGACGCTCACACATCTGTCCCCAGTATTGTGAAATTGTCAACTGAGAGCTTTGACGCTGGCAATGAATCAA TTAAAGGAAAGCTGTTCCGACGGCACAGCAAGGCAGATGTGTCTCTTCCTGATGACGACGCCTCACCCGAAGCTGGCCATGCGTCCAATCAGTCGCACAAGCAGCGGAAGAAAGCCTTTGCCCAGCGCAGCAGAAGTTTCAGCGCTGAAACTCGGGCCGGAATGCTCTCGGAGAAAGGCGTCGACCACATGGCCGGCCAGCTCGGTGCCGACGCCCGCATCCTGGCCGCGGCGCTTTCCACTGGACAGGCTGCAAACAGCCCCGGCGGTGCTTCCAAAGCGCTTTTTCAGGACTTGGAGGAAGAACCTGAAGACTTTCAGGGACTGAGTTTGGGGAATCTACCGACTGAGGAAGAGAAAGATGTGGATGTAGAGTATGAGGGAACGATACAGAAACCGGAAGGGAAACGGAGCGAAGCAAATGAGGAGTCCGGAGTGCGTGCCTTGAACCTGGAGAGGGCGGATGTAGAGGTGGGCGCGGATCCTCTTTCCCTCCTGGTGTCAGAGAGCCAAGAGTCAGCCTCCGTAAACAGCCAAGAGCCCCCACGCTCCGTACCCCCCGTGGTGTCCCGCAACCTGGCAGAGGAAATAGAAATGTACATGAGCCTGCGAAGCCCCCTGGGCGCCAAGTCCACCAGCATGGAACTTAAGCAGGCGCAGGTAGACTCCACCGACGGTCCACCGTCCAAACAGTCTCTGGAACGGAGGTCCAGCCTACCCGCGCCTCCGCCACAAACTCCAACGGGCTCGccggcccacacccccaaaCGCAGCCCCGCCACCGTCACTCGCTCCAAAACGTTTGTCGCAAAGACCAAACCGCCCGTCAAAAGGACCGCCGGCCCGGCCGTACGATCGTCTTCCCTGTCGCCGCTTATCAAATCTCCGCAGGGAGGCTCGCTAGGCTCGGTCATCAACTCCATTTCAGCCATCAAGATGGACAACTTGCTGTCGGGGCCTAAAATTGACGTGCTCAAGTCTGGAATGAAGCAGGCGGCCAACGTAGCCAGCAAAATGTGGGTGGCTGTCGCCACCGCTTACTCATACTCGGATGATGAG GAAGAACAAGGACAAAGCGGAGGAGGTTTCCCCGCCAGCCTGGATGAACACATTTTGACTGGGCACGATATGGACGACAGCCCGGAGAGAGGTGCAATCCCGGGTTTGGTGGCCAACGGCCTGAACCAGAGCTGCACCAGCATCGGCAGTAGCAGCGGCAGTAGCGACACGGGCCGAGGGACGCAGCACACAC ATGCAACCCCCGGGCGAGCGGGCAAAGCTCCGGACTCTGAGCAAGGCTCTTCACACCacgcctcctcctccagcaTCTTCCAGAACTACGCACTGGAG GTGCTGATGTCCAGCTGCTCGCAGTGTCGCTCCTGCGAAGCGCTGGTGTACGACGAACAGATCATGGCGGGATGGACGGCTAACGACTCCAACCTCAACACAAATTGTCCTTTCTGTCGCGCGGCCTTCCTTCCCCTGCTGCACATTGAGTTTCATGACTTGCGCACTATGACAGG GTTCTACATCAATCCCAGTGCTTCTGGAGACAGCATTCACAGTTCCAGCGGTGGCCAAGCAACAGCTTCAAGTGACATGAAGACACAAGACCATGTCGGTTTCCCTGTGCAGGAACCAAGAGAGACTCTGGCTCACAGTCCTGGAGCACATAAGAG TCTTGTTCCAGAGCCAGCGCAGTCTGACCCACTGGGTCTACTGGAGCACCAGGCGTCAGCCAAAAGAAGCAGCGGCGGCACGTCACTCACACGCAGCAACAGCATCGGCGGCCCGCTGCAGAACCTGGACTCCCCTCTGCGACCCGGTCATGGCGTCTCCACCACCAGCCTCCCCGGCAGCCTGCACGAGATGTCG GATGGAATGGCGACCAAAAAGCCTAACCCCAAGCCCGTGTCCGTGCCATACCTAAGCCCCTTGGTGCTGCGCAAAGAACTGGAGACTCTTCTGGAGAATGAGGGAGACCAG GTGATTTACACCCACAAGTTCCTCAGCCAGCATCCCATCATCTTCTGGAACCTCGTGTGGTATTTCCGACGCTTGGACCTGCCCAGTCACCTACCTGGCCTCATCCTGACCTCCGAACATTGCAACAACGGCACGCAG CTGCCGCTGACGTCGCTGTCCCAGGACAGTAAGCAAGTATACATCCAGATCCTGTGGGACAACATCAACCTCCATCAAGAGGCTGGAGATCCCCTTTACCTGCTTTGGAGGACCTTAT TGGAAAAGAAGGGTACATTGGCGCCGACGGATCACCAGGAGATCCGCACGCTCCTCAACACCATCGTCCGCAACATCCAGACCAACGACGTCTACGGCCCCATCAACCTCCTGATCCGAGAGCTCAAACGCCGTCCAGAAGGCATCAATCGGCAGAG GAGTATTTACAGAGAAATATTATTCCTCTCCCTTGTGGCGTTGGGACGAGAGAACATCGACGTAG AGGCTTTTGACAGGGAGTACCACCTGGCCTACGAAGAGCTTAGCGCAGAGCAGCTCAAGTCTCTGCACCACATGGATCGGCCACCCAGCGCCAGCGTCCAGTGCTGCCTCAAATCTTTCGGCACCCCGTTCATCTAA